Proteins encoded in a region of the Pseudomonas putida genome:
- a CDS encoding tetratricopeptide repeat-containing glycosyltransferase family protein has translation MHSHSDQAEIQRIGQALQQAEKNRNVDAQIRLYRKLRRITPNVPLVAAQLAHLLFQQGVDDEAHQHAIDALAQAPQVKVDSMLFPHFYVRERYKTNLTQAKEWYLKEPNLLRFKLYHQALTYAGSSHADMEAMLHGALERFTQADEQSQVLSLLGQAYYAQGRFHDTIACYQLGLQMTPKHRSQLLNMAVALEQVGRYSESLEYYKQLLAMEPDHAGVHNNIAITLLKLGQFEAGWEHYEWRWKAARADLYHQFNIPRWAGEPLQGKTLLVWGEQGIGDHIMFASTLNELQHRVGNPEQLHYEIYARLDTLFQRSFPNVNFIRSEEHGELEIGGKKLFKQSWPRSDLQIPAGSLMGIFRPSLESFPKQASFLKADPEQTQAVRSQYQSLFPGKRLIGVSWRGGRTVNTEMQTRLVGFEALQQLAACTGVQLIDLQYDSTPEELARAAELGVPMFHDDNVDARLDMDPQASQISALDAVISIDNTTIHLAGALGVPTYVLVPLNPNWRWGLEEGQSHWYPSVQVFRNRALGDWREPVARVITALESDGLIPNQAHSQGGLA, from the coding sequence ATGCACAGCCACTCCGATCAAGCCGAGATCCAGCGAATCGGCCAAGCCCTGCAGCAAGCCGAAAAAAACCGGAATGTCGATGCACAGATCCGGCTGTACAGAAAGCTGCGGCGGATCACGCCGAATGTACCCCTAGTCGCAGCCCAGCTCGCTCACTTGCTTTTCCAGCAAGGGGTGGATGATGAGGCACATCAGCACGCGATTGACGCGCTTGCGCAAGCTCCGCAGGTTAAGGTCGACAGCATGCTGTTTCCTCACTTTTATGTGCGTGAGCGGTATAAAACCAACCTGACCCAAGCCAAAGAGTGGTACCTTAAAGAGCCAAACCTCCTGAGATTCAAGCTTTACCACCAGGCCCTCACTTACGCAGGCAGTTCGCACGCCGATATGGAGGCGATGCTTCACGGCGCGCTCGAGCGATTTACCCAGGCCGATGAGCAGTCCCAAGTACTTTCTCTGCTGGGTCAGGCCTACTATGCCCAAGGCCGCTTCCACGACACCATCGCCTGCTATCAACTCGGGCTGCAAATGACGCCGAAGCATCGCAGTCAACTGCTGAACATGGCTGTCGCTCTAGAGCAGGTCGGTCGCTACAGCGAATCCCTGGAATACTATAAGCAACTGTTGGCGATGGAGCCTGATCATGCGGGCGTACATAACAACATCGCGATTACCCTGCTGAAGCTGGGTCAATTCGAAGCTGGTTGGGAACACTATGAGTGGCGCTGGAAAGCTGCACGAGCCGATCTGTATCATCAGTTCAATATCCCACGCTGGGCAGGAGAGCCACTGCAGGGCAAAACGCTGCTCGTATGGGGAGAGCAAGGGATCGGTGACCACATCATGTTCGCTAGCACTCTTAACGAACTACAGCATAGAGTTGGCAATCCCGAGCAGCTTCATTATGAAATCTACGCGCGCCTAGATACACTCTTCCAAAGAAGTTTCCCGAACGTAAACTTCATCCGAAGCGAAGAGCACGGGGAACTGGAAATCGGCGGCAAGAAATTATTCAAACAGAGCTGGCCGCGCAGCGATCTCCAGATTCCAGCGGGTAGTTTGATGGGCATTTTCCGCCCAAGCCTGGAGAGCTTCCCAAAACAGGCGAGCTTCTTGAAGGCCGACCCCGAGCAAACCCAGGCAGTACGCAGCCAATACCAATCGCTTTTCCCAGGCAAACGACTAATCGGCGTTTCTTGGCGTGGCGGTCGAACGGTCAATACCGAAATGCAAACCCGCCTGGTGGGATTCGAAGCCTTGCAACAGCTTGCCGCCTGCACCGGGGTGCAACTTATCGATCTGCAATATGACAGTACCCCGGAGGAATTGGCTCGAGCTGCCGAACTGGGGGTTCCAATGTTCCATGATGACAACGTGGACGCTCGTTTAGACATGGACCCACAAGCCTCGCAGATCAGCGCACTCGACGCCGTGATCAGCATCGACAATACCACGATCCACCTCGCAGGCGCCCTGGGCGTACCCACCTATGTTCTGGTGCCGTTGAATCCGAACTGGCGCTGGGGGTTAGAGGAAGGACAAAGCCATTGGTACCCGAGCGTGCAGGTCTTCCGTAACCGCGCACTTGGTGATTGGCGAGAGCCAGTGGCGCGAGTCATAACTGCTCTCGAATCCGATGGCCTTATCCCCAATCAGGCACATTCGCAAGGAGGTCTCGCATGA